The following coding sequences lie in one Panicum virgatum strain AP13 chromosome 6N, P.virgatum_v5, whole genome shotgun sequence genomic window:
- the LOC120677566 gene encoding auxin-responsive protein SAUR50-like → MARLHLVGRGSVPRGHFAVYVGEARARFVVPTAILKQPSFVALLESAAEEFGLDHHCHPGGLTIPSCSERDFATLVRTLA, encoded by the coding sequence ATGGCGCGGCTGCACCTGGTGGGTCGGGGCAGCGTGCCGCGGGGGCACTTCGCGGTGTACGTGggcgaggcgcgggcgcggTTCGTGGTGCCGACGGCGATCCTGAAGCAGCCGTCGTTCGTGGCGCTGCTGGAGAGCGCGGCGGAGGAGTTCGGCCTCGACCACCACTGCCACCCCGGCGGCCTCACCATCCCCTCCTGCTCCGAGCGCGACTTCGCCACGCTCGTCCGCACCCTCGCCTAA
- the LOC120677569 gene encoding COP9 signalosome complex subunit 3-like isoform X1: MESLEALVAHIQGLSGSPDEVAHLHNLLKQADGDSLRAHAAALVPFLGHLSPGAHSLGYLYLLEACATSGANLREFGGGDFLVTMADFLTACSADQIRLAPDKFLNVCRVLKDQVTQLNAPIRGIAPLRAAVRKIQASPEQLTPVHADYLLLCLLAKQYKAGLSVLEDDIFEVDQPKDLFLYCYYGGMIYIGLKKFPKALELLHNAVTAPMPSLNAIAVEAYKKYILVSLIQNGQVPSFPKYTSAAAQRNLKNHAQIYVDLCTSYGNGRYSDLETFVESNAAAFQSDNNLGLVKQVLSSMYKRNIQRLTQTYLTLSLEDIARSVQLETPRDAEMHVLSMIEDGEIHATINQKDGMVSFHEDPEQYKSVEMVEHIDSSIQRLTALSKKLASIDENMACDPAYLQKVSSTGRDRGRFDYEDFDTVPHKYF; encoded by the exons ATGGAGTCCCTGGAGGCCCTAGTGGCGCACATCCAGGGGCTCTCGGGCAGCCCCGACGAGGTGGCCCACCTCCACAACCTCCtcaagcaggcggacggcgaCTCCctgcgcgcccacgccgccgcgctcgttcCCTTCCTCGGGCACCTCAGCCCCGGGGCCCACTCCCTCGGCTATCTCTACCTCCT GGAGGCGTGCGCGACTTCGGGTGCCAATCTGAGGGAATTCGGCGGCGGGGACTTCCTCGTCACCATGGCGGATTTCCTCACCGCGTGCTCGGCGGACCAGATACGCCTGGCGCCCGACAAAT TCCTGAATGTGTGTAGGGTGCTTAAGGATCAGGTCACGCAGCTCAACGCCCCCATCAGAGGGATCGCCCCACTCCGTGCGGCAGTCCGTAAGATCCAGGCTTCACCCGAGCAGCTGACCCCGGTCCATGCCGACTACCTTCTCCTCTGCCTGCTGGCGAAGCAGTACAAGGCTGGATTGAGCGTCCTGGAAGACGACATATTTGAAGTCGACCAGCCAAAGGACTTGTTCCTCTACTGCTACTATGG AGGGATGATATACATCGGGCTCAAGAAGTTTCCTAAAGCTTTGGAGCTTCTTCACAAT GCTGTTACTGCTCCAATGCCATCATTGAATGCGATTGCTGTGGAAGCTTACAAGAAGTACATCCTTGTGTCGCTCATTCAGAATGGACAG GTCCCATCATTTCCGAAGTATACATCTGCAGCTGCTCAAAGAAATCTGAAAAATCATGCCCAG ATTTATGTTGATCTTTGTACAAGCTATGGCAATGGTCGCTACAGTGACTTGGAGACATTCGTTGAATCAAATGCAGCTGCGTTTCAATCA GACAACAACCTAGGGCTGGTGAAGCAAGTGCTCTCCTCAATGTACAAACGAAACATCCAAAGGCTGACCCAGACTTACTTAACGCTGTCACTTGAAGATATTGCTAGATCTGTTCAACTTGAAACACCAAGGGATGCTGAAATGCATGTACTTAGCATG ATTGAAGATGGAGAGATCCATGCAACCATAAACCAGAAGGATGGCATGGTCAGCTTTCACGAAGATCCTGAACAATATAAAAGTGTTGAGATGGTGGAGCATATCGACTCTTCTATTCAGAG GTTGACAGCTCTGTCCAAGAAGTTGGCTTCAATTGATGAGAACATGGCATGCGATCCTGCATATTTGCAGAAGGTCAGTTCA ACTGGACGGGATCGCGGAAGATTCGACTACGAGGACTTTGACACCGTTCCACACAAGTACTTTTGA
- the LOC120677569 gene encoding COP9 signalosome complex subunit 3-like isoform X3 has translation MESLEALVAHIQGLSGSPDEVAHLHNLLKQADGDSLRAHAAALVPFLGHLSPGAHSLGYLYLLEACATSGANLREFGGGDFLVTMADFLTACSADQIRLAPDKFLNVCRVLKDQVTQLNAPIRGIAPLRAAVRKIQASPEQLTPVHADYLLLCLLAKQYKAGLSVLEDDIFEVDQPKDLFLYCYYGGMIYIGLKKFPKALELLHNAVTAPMPSLNAIAVEAYKKYILVSLIQNGQVPSFPKYTSAAAQRNLKNHAQIYVDLCTSYGNGRYSDLETFVESNAAAFQSDNNLGLVKQVLSSMYKRNIQRLTQTYLTLSLEDIARSVQLETPRDAEMHVLSMIEDGEIHATINQKDGMVSFHEDPEQYKSVEMVEHIDSSIQRLTALSKKLASIDENMACDPAYLQKVDVKDTGDSWEQHFDKISIDERSKFDEETLYNLEGIKIKKNYSRKPDRFRNEYIVLTILVAADGALKFPEVRNYADLEAAVETLNSIPARQIQGIQVLWTPQDEDDVLLEEKLLKDYPYLKPLCDD, from the exons ATGGAGTCCCTGGAGGCCCTAGTGGCGCACATCCAGGGGCTCTCGGGCAGCCCCGACGAGGTGGCCCACCTCCACAACCTCCtcaagcaggcggacggcgaCTCCctgcgcgcccacgccgccgcgctcgttcCCTTCCTCGGGCACCTCAGCCCCGGGGCCCACTCCCTCGGCTATCTCTACCTCCT GGAGGCGTGCGCGACTTCGGGTGCCAATCTGAGGGAATTCGGCGGCGGGGACTTCCTCGTCACCATGGCGGATTTCCTCACCGCGTGCTCGGCGGACCAGATACGCCTGGCGCCCGACAAAT TCCTGAATGTGTGTAGGGTGCTTAAGGATCAGGTCACGCAGCTCAACGCCCCCATCAGAGGGATCGCCCCACTCCGTGCGGCAGTCCGTAAGATCCAGGCTTCACCCGAGCAGCTGACCCCGGTCCATGCCGACTACCTTCTCCTCTGCCTGCTGGCGAAGCAGTACAAGGCTGGATTGAGCGTCCTGGAAGACGACATATTTGAAGTCGACCAGCCAAAGGACTTGTTCCTCTACTGCTACTATGG AGGGATGATATACATCGGGCTCAAGAAGTTTCCTAAAGCTTTGGAGCTTCTTCACAAT GCTGTTACTGCTCCAATGCCATCATTGAATGCGATTGCTGTGGAAGCTTACAAGAAGTACATCCTTGTGTCGCTCATTCAGAATGGACAG GTCCCATCATTTCCGAAGTATACATCTGCAGCTGCTCAAAGAAATCTGAAAAATCATGCCCAG ATTTATGTTGATCTTTGTACAAGCTATGGCAATGGTCGCTACAGTGACTTGGAGACATTCGTTGAATCAAATGCAGCTGCGTTTCAATCA GACAACAACCTAGGGCTGGTGAAGCAAGTGCTCTCCTCAATGTACAAACGAAACATCCAAAGGCTGACCCAGACTTACTTAACGCTGTCACTTGAAGATATTGCTAGATCTGTTCAACTTGAAACACCAAGGGATGCTGAAATGCATGTACTTAGCATG ATTGAAGATGGAGAGATCCATGCAACCATAAACCAGAAGGATGGCATGGTCAGCTTTCACGAAGATCCTGAACAATATAAAAGTGTTGAGATGGTGGAGCATATCGACTCTTCTATTCAGAG GTTGACAGCTCTGTCCAAGAAGTTGGCTTCAATTGATGAGAACATGGCATGCGATCCTGCATATTTGCAGAAG GTCGATGTGAAAGATACAGGTGACTCATGGGAGCAGCATTTTGACAAAATTTCTATCGACGAGAGGAGCAAGTTTGATGAAGAAACCCTCTACAACTTGGAAGGAATCAAGATAAAGAAAAATTACTCTAGAAAACCAGATAGATTCAGAAATGAGTACATAGTG TTAACCATTCTGGTTGCTGCCGATGGAGCGCTGAAGTTCCCTGAAGTCAGAAACTACGCAGATCTGGAAGCAGCTGTGGAAACGCTCAACTCTATTCCCGCAAGGCAAATTCAG GGCATTCAAGTTTTATGGACTCCCCAAGATGAGGACGACGTTCTTTTGGAAGAGAAGCTACTGAAGGATTATCCTTATCTGAAACCCTTGTGTGATGACTAG
- the LOC120677568 gene encoding probable adenylate kinase 7, mitochondrial, producing the protein MAGLLRLAARSLSRRALPPAPAHRGLAASAAALADDYWSDWEDEEEEARRARASAPVAGTDPAGGALRGVQWVVMGRPGPQKHAHAARLAEVLAVPYISMGTLVRQELNPASQLYRKIANSVNDGRLVPEDIIFGLLTKRLEEGYNKGETGFILDGIPRTRMQAEILDEIVDIDLVLNFKCADDCFMKKRSRGDICSHCGQLFDVSKSASMNCSPCVGSYTWHSQIEPASVLGLEDSRLERMRTYAKQTKLLEDYYKQQRKIVELKTSARPGETWQGLVAALHLQHLDAPPTPHKLTV; encoded by the exons atGGCCGGCCTCCTGCGGCTCGCCGCCCGATCCCTCTCCCGCCGCGCGCTCCCCCCCGCCCCGGCCCACCGGGGGCTcgccgcctcggcggcggccctggcggACGACTACTGGTCCGActgggaggacgaggaggaggaggcgcgccgcgcgcgggccTCAGCGCCGGTCGCGGGGACGGACCCCGCCGGCGGGGCGCTCCGGGGCGTCCAGTGGGTGGTCATGGGCCGCCCGGGCCCGCAGAAGCacgcccacgccgcgcgcctCGCGGAGGTGCTCGCCGTGCCCTACATCTCCATGGGGACGCTCGTCAGGCAGGAGCTCAACCCCGCCTCACAGCTCTACAGGAAG ATAGCAAATTCGGTAAATGATGGGAGGCTTGTGCCCGAGGACATCATATTTGGATTGTTGACGAAGCGGCTTGAGGAGGGATACAACAAGGGTGAAACTGGATTCATTCTTGATGGGATACCACGCACCCGTATGCAAGCT GAGATTCTTGATGAGATTGTGGACATTGATTTGGTTCTGAATTTCAAATGTGCTGATGACTGTTTCATGAAGAAGCGGTCAAGGGGTGATATATGTTCCCACTGTGGTCAGCTCTTTGATGTCAGCAAGTCAGCATCTATGAACTGTAGCCCCTGTGTTGGGAGCTATACATGGCATTCTCAGATAGAGCCTGCAAGTGTTCTAGGCCTCGAAGACTCAAGGTTGGAGAGGATGCGTACTTATGCTAAGCAG ACCAAGCTACTGGAAGATTACTACAAACAACAGAGAAAAATTGTGGAACTGAAGACATCGGCTCGCCCTGGGGAAACATGGCAGGGGCTTGTAGCCGCCCTGCACCTCCAGCATCTGGATGCACCCCCAACACCACACAAACTTACTGTGTAA
- the LOC120677569 gene encoding COP9 signalosome complex subunit 3-like isoform X2, protein MESLEALVAHIQGLSGSPDEVAHLHNLLKQADGDSLRAHAAALVPFLGHLSPGAHSLGYLYLLEACATSGANLREFGGGDFLVTMADFLTACSADQIRLAPDKFLNVCRVLKDQVTQLNAPIRGIAPLRAAVRKIQASPEQLTPVHADYLLLCLLAKQYKAGLSVLEDDIFEVDQPKDLFLYCYYGGMIYIGLKKFPKALELLHNAVTAPMPSLNAIAVEAYKKYILVSLIQNGQVPSFPKYTSAAAQRNLKNHAQIYVDLCTSYGNGRYSDLETFVESNAAAFQSDNNLGLVKQVLSSMYKRNIQRLTQTYLTLSLEDIARSVQLETPRDAEMHVLSMIEDGEIHATINQKDGMVSFHEDPEQYKSVEMVEHIDSSIQRLTALSKKLASIDENMACDPAYLQKTGRDRGRFDYEDFDTVPHKYF, encoded by the exons ATGGAGTCCCTGGAGGCCCTAGTGGCGCACATCCAGGGGCTCTCGGGCAGCCCCGACGAGGTGGCCCACCTCCACAACCTCCtcaagcaggcggacggcgaCTCCctgcgcgcccacgccgccgcgctcgttcCCTTCCTCGGGCACCTCAGCCCCGGGGCCCACTCCCTCGGCTATCTCTACCTCCT GGAGGCGTGCGCGACTTCGGGTGCCAATCTGAGGGAATTCGGCGGCGGGGACTTCCTCGTCACCATGGCGGATTTCCTCACCGCGTGCTCGGCGGACCAGATACGCCTGGCGCCCGACAAAT TCCTGAATGTGTGTAGGGTGCTTAAGGATCAGGTCACGCAGCTCAACGCCCCCATCAGAGGGATCGCCCCACTCCGTGCGGCAGTCCGTAAGATCCAGGCTTCACCCGAGCAGCTGACCCCGGTCCATGCCGACTACCTTCTCCTCTGCCTGCTGGCGAAGCAGTACAAGGCTGGATTGAGCGTCCTGGAAGACGACATATTTGAAGTCGACCAGCCAAAGGACTTGTTCCTCTACTGCTACTATGG AGGGATGATATACATCGGGCTCAAGAAGTTTCCTAAAGCTTTGGAGCTTCTTCACAAT GCTGTTACTGCTCCAATGCCATCATTGAATGCGATTGCTGTGGAAGCTTACAAGAAGTACATCCTTGTGTCGCTCATTCAGAATGGACAG GTCCCATCATTTCCGAAGTATACATCTGCAGCTGCTCAAAGAAATCTGAAAAATCATGCCCAG ATTTATGTTGATCTTTGTACAAGCTATGGCAATGGTCGCTACAGTGACTTGGAGACATTCGTTGAATCAAATGCAGCTGCGTTTCAATCA GACAACAACCTAGGGCTGGTGAAGCAAGTGCTCTCCTCAATGTACAAACGAAACATCCAAAGGCTGACCCAGACTTACTTAACGCTGTCACTTGAAGATATTGCTAGATCTGTTCAACTTGAAACACCAAGGGATGCTGAAATGCATGTACTTAGCATG ATTGAAGATGGAGAGATCCATGCAACCATAAACCAGAAGGATGGCATGGTCAGCTTTCACGAAGATCCTGAACAATATAAAAGTGTTGAGATGGTGGAGCATATCGACTCTTCTATTCAGAG GTTGACAGCTCTGTCCAAGAAGTTGGCTTCAATTGATGAGAACATGGCATGCGATCCTGCATATTTGCAGAAG ACTGGACGGGATCGCGGAAGATTCGACTACGAGGACTTTGACACCGTTCCACACAAGTACTTTTGA
- the LOC120677565 gene encoding eukaryotic translation initiation factor 3 subunit G-like, which translates to MAAAAAQQKIRWGELEEDDGGDLDFLLPPRVVVGPDENGLKKVIEYRFDDDGNKVKVTTTTRVRKLAKARLSRSAIERRQWPKFGDAVKEDAGSRLTMVSTEEILLERPRAPGSKADEPAASGDPLAMASKGGAVLMVCRTCGKKGDHWTSKCPYKDLAPPTESFTDRPPTSDGPPAAGGPVKGAYVPPTMRGGADRTGGDVMRRRNDENSVRVTNLSEDTREPDLLELFRSFGPVSRVYVAVDQKTGSSRGFGFVNFVHREDAEKAISKLNGYGYDNLILRVEWATPRPN; encoded by the exons atggcggcggcggcggcgcagcagaagATCCGGTGgggcgagctcgaggaggacgacggcggcgacctcgacttcctcctcccgccgcgcgTCGTCGTCGGGCCCGACGAGAACGGCCTCAAGAAGGTCATCGAGTACCGTTTTGACGACGACGGCAACAAGGTCAaggtcaccaccaccacccgcgTCCGCAAGCTCGCCAAGGCCCGCCTCTCCCGCAGCGCCATCGAGCGCCGCCAGTGGCCCAAGTTCGGCGACGCCGTCAAGGAGGACGCCGGCTCCAGGCTCACCATGGTCTCCACCGAGGAGATCCTCCTCGAGCGCCCCCGGGCCCCAG ggagcaaagcTGATGAGCCAGCTGCTTCTGGTGACCCACTGGCTATGGCAAGCAAGGGAGGTGCTGTTCTCATGGTTTGCAGAACCTGTGGCAAGAAGGGCGACCATTGGACCTCAAAGTGTCCCTACAAGGACCTGGCACCGCCGACTGAAAGTTTCACGGACAGGCCTCCGACGTCGGATGGCCCTCCTGCAGCAGGCGGTCCTGTTAAGGGAGCGTACGTTCCCCCAACCATGAGAGGTGGCGCTGATAGGACCGGCGGAGATGTGATGCGCCGCAGGAACGACGAGAACTCTGTCCGTGTGACCAACCTCTCGGAGGACACCCGCGAGCCCGACCTCCTCGAGCTGTTTCGCTCGTTCGGCCCTGTCAGCCGTGTCTACGTCGCGGTGGACCAGAAGACTGGGTCGAGCAGAGGGTTCGGCTTCGTCAACTTTGTGCACAGAGAGGACGCGGAGAAGGCGATCAGCAAGCTCAATGGTTATGGTTATGATAACCTTATCCTCCGCGTCGAGTGGGCGACGCCAAGGCCCAACTAG
- the LOC120679749 gene encoding probable peptide/nitrate transporter At3g43790, whose product MLRCPRCRLDQRNAEREGVFPYKELFLIWLVTLCSTLPILMLFPFLYFMIRDLHIARDEKDIGFYAGFVGASFMAGRALTAVIWGMVADKHGQKQVIVITLAAIVIFNTLFGLSSTYWTAILTRALLGLLSGMLGPIKAYATEACRKEYNHLGLSIISSSRGVGLIVGPAIGGYLAQPADKYPGIFSKKSIFGRFPYFLPSLSISILAFIALISCFWLQETLHKHTGDVTDNSIETVEDPLTSTDAQEKSQGGSCGFLKLFKNWPLMSAIILYSIFSLQDVAYAEVFCLWAISDRRYGGLSFSTTDVGNVLAISGLFLMLYQLFIYPSVAKFVAPITLVRITAILTVPLLSSYAIMPAILSGFPLHLVVNCASFLKNAFTVSVKSCFY is encoded by the exons ATGCTGCGGTGCCCGAGGTGCCGGCTGGACCAGCGGAACGCGGAGCGGGAGGGGGTGTTCCCCTACAAGGAGCTCTTCCTCATATGGCTCGTCACCCTCTGCTCCA CCTTGCCGATACTGATGCTGTTTCCGTTCTTGTATTTCATG ATAAGGGACCTACATATTGCTAGAGATGAAAAAGATATTGGATTTTATGCTGGTTTTGTTG GTGCTTCATTTATGGCTGGTCGAGCACTCACCGCTGTAATATGGGGAATGGTGGCTGATAAGCATGGGCAAAAACAAGTTATTGTAATCACACTTGCTGCAAT AGTTATATTCAATACACTTTTTGGACTAAGCTCAACGTATTGGACGGCAATATTAACAAGAGCCCTGCTTGGGCTATTGTCTGGGATGCTTGGACCAATCAAG GCTTACGCGACAGAGGCATGCCGAAAAGAATACAATCATTTGGGTTTATCAATT ATTTCTTCCTCACGCGGCGTAGGCCTCATTGTTGGACCAGCTATTGGTGGTTATCTTGCACAG CCAGCAGATAAATATCCAGGCATATTTTCCAAGAAGTCCATTTTTGGTAG GTTTCCATATTTTCTCCCCAGCCTATCCATATCAATCCTTGCATTTATCGCTCTAATTTCCTGCTTTTGGCTTCAG GAAACTTTGCATAAACACACCGGAGATGTTACAGACAATTCAATTGAAACTGTAGAAGATCCTCTTACTAGTACAGATGCTCAAGAAAAGAGCCAGGGTGGAAGTTGTGGGTTTCTAAAATTATTCAAAAATTGGCCGCTGATGTCAGCTATAATTTTATATTCTATATTCTCTCTCCAAGATGTGGCTTACGCAGAG GTATTTTGCCTTTGGGCTATCAGTGACAGGAGATATGGTGGATTAAGCTTTTCTACTACAGATGTGGGCAACGTTCTTGCAATTTCAG GTCTCTTCCTCATGTTATATCAACTTTTCATCTATCCATCAGttgcaaaatttgtagcacccaTCACATTAGTTCGCATAACAGCA ATATTGACTGTACCGCTTCTTTCGAGCTATGCGATCATGCCAGCAATACTATCAGGATTCCCGCTACATTTGGTAGTAAATTGTGCATCTTTTCTGAAGAATGCTTTCACAGTGAGTGTGAAATCGTGCTTTTACTAG